One stretch of Drosophila biarmipes strain raj3 unplaced genomic scaffold, RU_DBia_V1.1 ptg000004l, whole genome shotgun sequence DNA includes these proteins:
- the LOC108026904 gene encoding serine/threonine-protein kinase haspin homolog isoform X3: MDKSSGDERWKDSFDKLLEPRSQMCNPNLKSVRVSFNIDTSVENSTYSIKGCTPKSSNRCGSISTPNYKGLDKDLFNCTLSPINCIQLDGFRGSTDKCYSDKDDELITIKRDGLVVPLENKIERCSKWASYGSKRLSNQSNTIVGVSNQSNKTVGVLLKPGKWRKSLNIFRRTQLNVINVSEKSENTSSVCQNRKTTYLKDLKKGNIICQQDLFKYCNQDKPFKFNDAYSQYKMLNTHKIGEGAYGEVFRYNANLKECSKHKNDIVLKIIPIDGSIEVNGEKQKTFSQIWPEIIITNKMSSIQGFANMKKK; the protein is encoded by the exons ATGGACAAATCATCAGGAGATGAAAGATGGAAGGATTCGTTTGATAAACTATTGGAACCAAGATC GCAAATGTGTAATCCTAACTTAAAGAGTGTAAGAGTATCATTTAATATCGACACAAGTGTAGAAAACAGCACCTACAGTATAAAAGGTTGTACACCAAAAAGTTCCAATCGATGTGGATCTATATCAACACCGAATTATAAAGGTTTAGACAaagatttgtttaattgcaCTTTGTCACCGATCAACTGCATACAACTTGATGGTTTTCGAGGCAGCACTGATAAATGCTATTCCGATAAGGATGATGAGTTGATCACAATAAAAAGAGACGGCTTAGTAGTACcattagaaaacaaaattgaaagATGTAGTAAATGGGCTTCTTATGGTTCAAAACGATTAAGTAATCAATCAAATACAATTGTTGGTGTTAGTAACCAATCAAATAAAACGGTTGGTGTTTTACTAAAACCAGGAAAGTGGCGTAAGTCACTAAACATTTTTCGACGAACTCAATTAAATGTCATAAATGTAAGCGAAAAATCTGAAAACACGAGCTCAGTATGCCAGAATCGGAAGACTACATATTTAAAAGACttgaaaaaaggaaatatcaTTTGTCAACAAgacttatttaaatattgcaatcAAGACAAGccctttaaatttaatgatgCATATTCAcaatataaaatgttaaataccCACAAAATAGGCGAAGGGGCTTACGGAGAAGTCTTTCGCTACAATGCAAATCTTAAGGAATGCagcaaacataaaaatgatatagttttgaaaataataccCATCGATGGTTCTATTGaagtaaatggagaaaaacaaaaaacatttagTCAAATTTGGccagaaataattataactaaCAAAATGAGCAGCATTCAAGGATTcgcaaacatgaaaaag